One window of the Colias croceus chromosome 5, ilColCroc2.1 genome contains the following:
- the LOC123691655 gene encoding monocarboxylate transporter 14, whose amino-acid sequence MTVEKSKGFEKSKGYQPATRKVAPDGGWAWMVCLGVSLVNFSTRSLEPSFGLLFKDLLDDLGVHTTGAAVIASTLDSVVNFSGFFVGPVIKTFSYRKVCFVGSTICALGLLFTAPANSMAHILATYSILGGFGVGLASSSSFVSLNHYFSKKRGQAVGLSMAGTGFGLMVMPQLVKILLGEYGFRWTVVILGALAFHAVLGSTLLQPVEQHLKEEPVDCELQPVKEMECINESDEEEEDKFEINPLVTHPMPKLTTQRSHNNMNHPSVRTVGLPRAKTCDKPLQEFERCKQNQGMTTAASLAAMPMVKSSGSISEAARKRKVSVISNISNMDFTGSYFQLYLDTADEDALQMKAIKKSEPEEKKKSFIRKFIALMDLDLLKDWSFLNLLLGLSLFWAGELQFRMLTPFFIRSLGYNMNDTAFCLSMTAITDIGVRLVLPPIFDRTTISKKMIFFVSSFFLAATRSVLAEQSEWVPLMIWLSICGFFRGMCLSNFTLTISEYCPLEKLPAAFGLHMVSKGVLVVLIGPLIGYVRDYTNSFSICIHVQNCLIMSCVLVWGVEYAYNLTRRRKVVQI is encoded by the exons ATGACGGTAGAGAAGAGCAAAGGTTTTGAGAAGAGCAAGGGCTACCAGCCAGCGACGCGCAAGGTCGCACCAGACGGTGGATGGGCGTGGATGGTGTGTTTGGGAGTCAGCTTAGTGAAT TTCTCCACGCGTTCACTGGAGCCATCGTTCGGTTTGCTGTTCAAGGATCTGTTGGACGACCTCGGGGTCCACACGACAGGGGCGGCAGTGATCGCCAGTACCCTTGACTCGGTCGTGAACTTCTCCGGTTTCTTCGTGGGACCCGTCATCAAAACCTTTTCATACAGAAAGGTGTGCTTCGTCGGCTCGACGATATGCGCCCTTGGTCTTCTCTTCACCGCGCCGGCGAACAGTATGGCACACATATTAGCTACATACAGTATACTTGGCG GGTTCGGAGTAGGTTTAGCGTCATCGTCTTCCTTCGTATCATTAAATCATTACTTCTCCAAAAAGCGCGGTCAAGCGGTCGGTTTATCGATGGCTGGCACGGGCTTCGGTTTGATGGTTATGCCgcaattagttaaaatattacttgGGGAATACGGGTTCAGATGGACCGTGGTTATATTAGGAGCGCTGGCGTTCCACGCGGTACTGGGATCGACTCTATTGCAACCTGTGGAACAGCATCTGAAGGAGGAGCCGGTGGATTGTGAACTGCAGCCTGTTAAG GAAATGGAGTGCATCAACGAAAGCGACGAAGAAGAagaagacaaatttgaaatcAATCCACTTGTTACTCATCCGATGCCCAAACTGACAACTCAAAGGTCCCACAACAATATGAACCATCCGTCAGTTAGAACTGTTGGTTTACCACGAGCGAAGACATGTGACAAACCATTGCAAGAATTTGAAAGGTGTAAACAGAACCAAGGAATGACAACAGCTGCGTCTCTAGCAGCGATGCCAATGGTGAAGTCAAGTGGTAGTATAAGCGAAGCGGCCAGGAAGAGGAAAGTGTCTGTGATATCTAACATATCCAATATGGACTTTACGGGTAGCTACTTTCAGCTGTATCTTGAT ACGGCAGACGAAGACGCGCTTCAAATGAAAGCTATAAAGAAAAGTGAACCTGAGGAGAAGAAGAAGAGTTTTATAAGAAAGTTCATAGCTCTCATGGATCTAGATTTACTAAAAGACTGGTCTTTTCTAAACCTTTTACTTGGACTCTCCTTGTTTTGGGCTGGGGAGTTGCAGTTTCGTATGTTGACGCCTTTCTTTATTAGGAGCTTAG gTTATAATATGAATGACACGGCTTTTTGCCTCTCTATGACCGCCATCACGGATATAGGCGTTAGATTGGTGTTGCCTCCAATATTCGACAGAACCACGATATCCAAGAAGATGATATTCTTCGTGTCTTCCTTCTTTTTGGCTGCTACACGATCAG TGCTAGCAGAACAATCAGAATGGGTGCCACTAATGATCTGGCTGTCCATATGTGGTTTCTTCCGAGGCATGTGCCTGAGCAACTTCACTCTAACGATATCCGAGTACTGCCCCCTTGAGAAGCTGCCCGCTGCGTTCGGTCTGCACATGGTCAGCAAGGGTGTGCTCGTTGTGCTCATTGGACCGCTTATTG GTTACGTAAGAGATTACACGAACAGTTTCTCAATATGCATACACGTACAGAATTGTTTGATAATGTCGTGCGTGCTCGTGTGGGGCGTCGAGTACGCGTATAACCTGACGCGGCGGCGTAAAGTCGTACAAATATAG